A region of Channa argus isolate prfri chromosome 8, Channa argus male v1.0, whole genome shotgun sequence DNA encodes the following proteins:
- the serbp1a gene encoding SERPINE1 mRNA binding protein 1a isoform X4, protein MPGQMQEGFGCAIANRFDQLFDDESDPFELLKQAEVKKKKEAPGAAKTAAQAAKQPKKESQKERKAPLTDKKEETQAPLPLKKDGAGMRRMGRKPEGDGSRPQGGQGEGRPPTDRRPVDRRPPRRFERPAGEAAEKPEGGEFSVEKPIGDRPMRGRGAGRGGRGGRGRGMGRSDGFDSRGKREFDRHSGSDRSLKGEEKRGGSGSHNWGTVKDELNELDQSNVTDENPEGEEHPPADSENKENEVEEVKEEGPKEMTLDEWKAMQDKERAKVEFNIRKANEGADWNKGFVLHKSKAEDKKGEVIDPEVEEIKVEDDHHFRKPANDITSQLEINFGDLGRPGRGRGGPRGGRGGRGRGEATRPVRGGRSDKSSASVPNVDDPEAFPALA, encoded by the exons ATGCCCGGACAAATGCAAGAAGGTTTTGGCTGTGCTATAGCCAATCGGTTCGACCAGTTATTTGACGACGAGTCGGATCCGTTTGAGCTATTAAAGCAGGCCGaagtaaagaagaagaaggaggctCCTGGTGCCGCCAAGACTGCAGCCCAGGCTGCTAAGCAGCCGAAAAAAGAGTcccagaaagaaagaaaagcccCGCTGACTGACAAAAAGGAGGAGACCCAGGCACCTCTCCCGCTCAAGAAAGATG GTGCCGGCATGAGGAGAATGGGGCGCAAGCCGGAGGGTGATGGCTCCAGACCCCAGGGCGGCCAGGGAGAGGGGCGCCCCCCCACAGACAGGAGGCCTGTGGACAGGCGGCCCCCCCGACGCTTCGAGAGGCCTGCTGGTGAGGCAGCAGAGAAGCCGGAGGGCGGCGAATTCTCAGTGGAGAA GCCCATCGGTGATAGGCCGATGAGAGGACGTGGTGCTGGCAGAGGAGGCCGTGGAGGCAGAGGACGCGGCATGGGTCGCAGTGATGGCTTTGACTCTAGAGGAAAACGTGAATTTGACAGACACAGCGGCAGCGACCGATC TCTGAAAGGTGAAGAGAAGCGTGGTGGAAGTGGATCTCACAACTGGGGCACAGTAAAGGATGAGCTAAA CGAACTTGACCAATCAAACGTCACTGATGAGAACCCTGAAGGAGAGGAACATCCACCTGCTGACTCTGAGAACAa gGAGAATGAGGTGGAGGAAGTAAAGGAAGAAGGCCCCAAGGAGATGACTCTGGATGAATGGAAGGCAATGCAGGATAAGGAACGAGCCAAGGTGGAGTTCAATATCCGTAAGGCCAATGAGGGAGCTGATTGGAACAAAGGATTTGTGTTGCACAAGTCCAAAGCAGAA GACAAGAAAGGTGAAGTGATTGACCCTGAGGTTGAGGAGATTaag GTAGAGGATGATCACCACTTCCGGAAGCCAGCTAATGACATTACGTCCCAGCTGGAGATCAATTTTGGAGACCTGGGCCGACCAGGTCGCGGCCGCGGTGGACCACGTGGTGGCCGAGGTGGTCGCGGCCGCGGGGAAGCCACTAGGCCGGTCCGTGGGGGAAGGAGTGACAAG TCGTCTGCATCTGTACCCAACGTGGACGACCCAGAGGCCTTCCCAGCCCTGGCTTAA
- the serbp1a gene encoding SERPINE1 mRNA binding protein 1a isoform X1: MPGQMQEGFGCAIANRFDQLFDDESDPFELLKQAEVKKKKEAPGAAKTAAQAAKQPKKESQKERKAPLTDKKEETQAPLPLKKDGAGMRRMGRKPEGDGSRPQGGQGEGRPPTDRRPVDRRPPRRFERPAGEAAEKPEGGEFSVEKPIGDRPMRGRGAGRGGRGGRGRGMGRSDGFDSRGKREFDRHSGSDRSSLKGEEKRGGSGSHNWGTVKDELNELDQSNVTDENPEGEEHPPADSENKRENEVEEVKEEGPKEMTLDEWKAMQDKERAKVEFNIRKANEGADWNKGFVLHKSKAEDKKGEVIDPEVEEIKVEDDHHFRKPANDITSQLEINFGDLGRPGRGRGGPRGGRGGRGRGEATRPVRGGRSDKSSASVPNVDDPEAFPALA; this comes from the exons ATGCCCGGACAAATGCAAGAAGGTTTTGGCTGTGCTATAGCCAATCGGTTCGACCAGTTATTTGACGACGAGTCGGATCCGTTTGAGCTATTAAAGCAGGCCGaagtaaagaagaagaaggaggctCCTGGTGCCGCCAAGACTGCAGCCCAGGCTGCTAAGCAGCCGAAAAAAGAGTcccagaaagaaagaaaagcccCGCTGACTGACAAAAAGGAGGAGACCCAGGCACCTCTCCCGCTCAAGAAAGATG GTGCCGGCATGAGGAGAATGGGGCGCAAGCCGGAGGGTGATGGCTCCAGACCCCAGGGCGGCCAGGGAGAGGGGCGCCCCCCCACAGACAGGAGGCCTGTGGACAGGCGGCCCCCCCGACGCTTCGAGAGGCCTGCTGGTGAGGCAGCAGAGAAGCCGGAGGGCGGCGAATTCTCAGTGGAGAA GCCCATCGGTGATAGGCCGATGAGAGGACGTGGTGCTGGCAGAGGAGGCCGTGGAGGCAGAGGACGCGGCATGGGTCGCAGTGATGGCTTTGACTCTAGAGGAAAACGTGAATTTGACAGACACAGCGGCAGCGACCGATC TAGTCTGAAAGGTGAAGAGAAGCGTGGTGGAAGTGGATCTCACAACTGGGGCACAGTAAAGGATGAGCTAAA CGAACTTGACCAATCAAACGTCACTGATGAGAACCCTGAAGGAGAGGAACATCCACCTGCTGACTCTGAGAACAa aaggGAGAATGAGGTGGAGGAAGTAAAGGAAGAAGGCCCCAAGGAGATGACTCTGGATGAATGGAAGGCAATGCAGGATAAGGAACGAGCCAAGGTGGAGTTCAATATCCGTAAGGCCAATGAGGGAGCTGATTGGAACAAAGGATTTGTGTTGCACAAGTCCAAAGCAGAA GACAAGAAAGGTGAAGTGATTGACCCTGAGGTTGAGGAGATTaag GTAGAGGATGATCACCACTTCCGGAAGCCAGCTAATGACATTACGTCCCAGCTGGAGATCAATTTTGGAGACCTGGGCCGACCAGGTCGCGGCCGCGGTGGACCACGTGGTGGCCGAGGTGGTCGCGGCCGCGGGGAAGCCACTAGGCCGGTCCGTGGGGGAAGGAGTGACAAG TCGTCTGCATCTGTACCCAACGTGGACGACCCAGAGGCCTTCCCAGCCCTGGCTTAA
- the serbp1a gene encoding SERPINE1 mRNA binding protein 1a isoform X3, whose translation MPGQMQEGFGCAIANRFDQLFDDESDPFELLKQAEVKKKKEAPGAAKTAAQAAKQPKKESQKERKAPLTDKKEETQAPLPLKKDGAGMRRMGRKPEGDGSRPQGGQGEGRPPTDRRPVDRRPPRRFERPAGEAAEKPEGGEFSVEKPIGDRPMRGRGAGRGGRGGRGRGMGRSDGFDSRGKREFDRHSGSDRSLKGEEKRGGSGSHNWGTVKDELNELDQSNVTDENPEGEEHPPADSENKRENEVEEVKEEGPKEMTLDEWKAMQDKERAKVEFNIRKANEGADWNKGFVLHKSKAEDKKGEVIDPEVEEIKVEDDHHFRKPANDITSQLEINFGDLGRPGRGRGGPRGGRGGRGRGEATRPVRGGRSDKSSASVPNVDDPEAFPALA comes from the exons ATGCCCGGACAAATGCAAGAAGGTTTTGGCTGTGCTATAGCCAATCGGTTCGACCAGTTATTTGACGACGAGTCGGATCCGTTTGAGCTATTAAAGCAGGCCGaagtaaagaagaagaaggaggctCCTGGTGCCGCCAAGACTGCAGCCCAGGCTGCTAAGCAGCCGAAAAAAGAGTcccagaaagaaagaaaagcccCGCTGACTGACAAAAAGGAGGAGACCCAGGCACCTCTCCCGCTCAAGAAAGATG GTGCCGGCATGAGGAGAATGGGGCGCAAGCCGGAGGGTGATGGCTCCAGACCCCAGGGCGGCCAGGGAGAGGGGCGCCCCCCCACAGACAGGAGGCCTGTGGACAGGCGGCCCCCCCGACGCTTCGAGAGGCCTGCTGGTGAGGCAGCAGAGAAGCCGGAGGGCGGCGAATTCTCAGTGGAGAA GCCCATCGGTGATAGGCCGATGAGAGGACGTGGTGCTGGCAGAGGAGGCCGTGGAGGCAGAGGACGCGGCATGGGTCGCAGTGATGGCTTTGACTCTAGAGGAAAACGTGAATTTGACAGACACAGCGGCAGCGACCGATC TCTGAAAGGTGAAGAGAAGCGTGGTGGAAGTGGATCTCACAACTGGGGCACAGTAAAGGATGAGCTAAA CGAACTTGACCAATCAAACGTCACTGATGAGAACCCTGAAGGAGAGGAACATCCACCTGCTGACTCTGAGAACAa aaggGAGAATGAGGTGGAGGAAGTAAAGGAAGAAGGCCCCAAGGAGATGACTCTGGATGAATGGAAGGCAATGCAGGATAAGGAACGAGCCAAGGTGGAGTTCAATATCCGTAAGGCCAATGAGGGAGCTGATTGGAACAAAGGATTTGTGTTGCACAAGTCCAAAGCAGAA GACAAGAAAGGTGAAGTGATTGACCCTGAGGTTGAGGAGATTaag GTAGAGGATGATCACCACTTCCGGAAGCCAGCTAATGACATTACGTCCCAGCTGGAGATCAATTTTGGAGACCTGGGCCGACCAGGTCGCGGCCGCGGTGGACCACGTGGTGGCCGAGGTGGTCGCGGCCGCGGGGAAGCCACTAGGCCGGTCCGTGGGGGAAGGAGTGACAAG TCGTCTGCATCTGTACCCAACGTGGACGACCCAGAGGCCTTCCCAGCCCTGGCTTAA
- the serbp1a gene encoding SERPINE1 mRNA binding protein 1a isoform X2: protein MPGQMQEGFGCAIANRFDQLFDDESDPFELLKQAEVKKKKEAPGAAKTAAQAAKQPKKESQKERKAPLTDKKEETQAPLPLKKDGAGMRRMGRKPEGDGSRPQGGQGEGRPPTDRRPVDRRPPRRFERPAGEAAEKPEGGEFSVEKPIGDRPMRGRGAGRGGRGGRGRGMGRSDGFDSRGKREFDRHSGSDRSSLKGEEKRGGSGSHNWGTVKDELNELDQSNVTDENPEGEEHPPADSENKENEVEEVKEEGPKEMTLDEWKAMQDKERAKVEFNIRKANEGADWNKGFVLHKSKAEDKKGEVIDPEVEEIKVEDDHHFRKPANDITSQLEINFGDLGRPGRGRGGPRGGRGGRGRGEATRPVRGGRSDKSSASVPNVDDPEAFPALA, encoded by the exons ATGCCCGGACAAATGCAAGAAGGTTTTGGCTGTGCTATAGCCAATCGGTTCGACCAGTTATTTGACGACGAGTCGGATCCGTTTGAGCTATTAAAGCAGGCCGaagtaaagaagaagaaggaggctCCTGGTGCCGCCAAGACTGCAGCCCAGGCTGCTAAGCAGCCGAAAAAAGAGTcccagaaagaaagaaaagcccCGCTGACTGACAAAAAGGAGGAGACCCAGGCACCTCTCCCGCTCAAGAAAGATG GTGCCGGCATGAGGAGAATGGGGCGCAAGCCGGAGGGTGATGGCTCCAGACCCCAGGGCGGCCAGGGAGAGGGGCGCCCCCCCACAGACAGGAGGCCTGTGGACAGGCGGCCCCCCCGACGCTTCGAGAGGCCTGCTGGTGAGGCAGCAGAGAAGCCGGAGGGCGGCGAATTCTCAGTGGAGAA GCCCATCGGTGATAGGCCGATGAGAGGACGTGGTGCTGGCAGAGGAGGCCGTGGAGGCAGAGGACGCGGCATGGGTCGCAGTGATGGCTTTGACTCTAGAGGAAAACGTGAATTTGACAGACACAGCGGCAGCGACCGATC TAGTCTGAAAGGTGAAGAGAAGCGTGGTGGAAGTGGATCTCACAACTGGGGCACAGTAAAGGATGAGCTAAA CGAACTTGACCAATCAAACGTCACTGATGAGAACCCTGAAGGAGAGGAACATCCACCTGCTGACTCTGAGAACAa gGAGAATGAGGTGGAGGAAGTAAAGGAAGAAGGCCCCAAGGAGATGACTCTGGATGAATGGAAGGCAATGCAGGATAAGGAACGAGCCAAGGTGGAGTTCAATATCCGTAAGGCCAATGAGGGAGCTGATTGGAACAAAGGATTTGTGTTGCACAAGTCCAAAGCAGAA GACAAGAAAGGTGAAGTGATTGACCCTGAGGTTGAGGAGATTaag GTAGAGGATGATCACCACTTCCGGAAGCCAGCTAATGACATTACGTCCCAGCTGGAGATCAATTTTGGAGACCTGGGCCGACCAGGTCGCGGCCGCGGTGGACCACGTGGTGGCCGAGGTGGTCGCGGCCGCGGGGAAGCCACTAGGCCGGTCCGTGGGGGAAGGAGTGACAAG TCGTCTGCATCTGTACCCAACGTGGACGACCCAGAGGCCTTCCCAGCCCTGGCTTAA